In Hydrogenovibrio thermophilus, the following are encoded in one genomic region:
- a CDS encoding UvrD-helicase domain-containing protein yields the protein MNALSSASLNTPINPLAQVQLDTALPDGEARYQAIHPQGSFIVQAPAGSGKTALLTQRFLALLSQVEAPEQIVAMTFTKKAAAEMRERIFEALADGQKPLPETASLYDHNTWQLAQAALRNAAQRGWQLLDNPNRLRIRTIDSMNGYLVQQMPLLSRLGTQPQMAASPETLYLHAARQALKDSQTSEAVASLLRLVNGSFRTAENLLVGMLAKRDQWMGALLQYGSEDEAAERAELENALALLVAQEQQQAVQRLSSGLGKLQALCDYAEFAAGNEQPQLQRLAGVVLSSETDLSVWRTLGDWILTKSDPACRKTVNKAQGFPAGKGENKANKDGFLDALSDFVLADLRGDMALALHELRQLPDGRYNDDQWQSLRHLIALLRRAVAHLKLAFQQQGEADFIEVAQAASQALGTELEPTDLAERLDYTLKHLLIDEFQDTSVAQYELVKKLVAGWTAEDNHSLFIVGDPMQSIYRFREAEVGNFLQAWQGRLGQVALTPLSLTVNFRSTQGVVDWVNQTFAEVFPKHSVIEQGAVCYSPATAFSDSAEPAVRAEWALERSAGEEADAAVDIIQTTLPDLKPGAAIGVLGRSRSHLMPIAVRLKQAGIRFRALELEGLKERQEIQDCEALTRALLHLGDRPAWIALLRSPLVGLSLADLYALLGENGDYYQTPVWQSLQAAVSDENNHTLKGIKAWSKLSKPGQARLAQAWPVLDKALKSMGSFRLEQVVRQAWLELDGAQTVESELALQNVEAFWMMLNALQTQNDAQALTAAGLADTLEKLFALPDASPESGRVELMTMHKSKGLEFDTVILPGLGRKPRSDDNTLLSWLSFKGTDGDDNRLVIAPFEQKGKAAQASNSPGLVNLIKRTDSVKQDYELGRLFYVAATRAKRRLHLLGSVMVSAKQLDGDQPLAPPGKSLLNCLWPQVQAEFETLLSSYAPSEEAVEECAIIPKVSRLPLMRTGFASSAVAMPDWLKRGATEPLLQDDETGEHEQASVLANATSNAAAERMNWQAALLAKSVGNFVHKMLEIWVAQGVPTELELTGYDALYRHQLSQDGLNGELLETAMVRVMRSLQNAVHNESLIWALNPSHVESAVELALSSISEAGQANHIVDRTFVDDQGVRWIVDYKTSWLEAEASEAYRKVFIEEQVAVYRPQLARYGDLFKAMEERPQKWILYFTVLDAWVEVKPEE from the coding sequence ATGAACGCATTGTCGAGCGCGTCGTTAAACACACCAATCAACCCTTTGGCGCAGGTGCAATTGGACACGGCCTTGCCGGATGGCGAAGCCCGTTATCAAGCGATTCACCCGCAAGGTTCTTTTATTGTGCAGGCACCGGCCGGTTCCGGGAAAACCGCTTTGCTGACCCAGCGCTTTTTGGCGTTGCTCTCACAGGTGGAGGCGCCGGAACAGATTGTCGCTATGACCTTTACCAAAAAAGCCGCCGCCGAAATGCGCGAGCGGATTTTCGAAGCTTTGGCCGACGGCCAGAAACCTCTGCCGGAAACGGCCTCGCTTTACGATCACAATACTTGGCAATTGGCGCAAGCCGCTTTGCGGAATGCCGCACAGCGTGGTTGGCAATTGCTGGATAATCCGAATCGCTTGCGGATTCGCACCATCGACTCCATGAACGGTTATCTGGTGCAACAAATGCCGCTGTTGTCGCGACTCGGCACTCAGCCGCAGATGGCGGCGTCGCCGGAAACCCTGTATTTGCACGCCGCGCGACAGGCGTTGAAAGACAGTCAGACCAGCGAAGCGGTGGCGAGCTTGTTGCGGCTGGTGAACGGCTCTTTCCGCACCGCGGAAAACCTGTTGGTGGGGATGTTGGCCAAGCGCGACCAATGGATGGGCGCACTCTTGCAATACGGTTCCGAGGATGAAGCTGCGGAGCGGGCCGAATTGGAAAATGCCTTGGCCTTGTTGGTGGCGCAGGAGCAACAACAAGCGGTGCAGCGACTGTCGTCAGGCCTGGGAAAATTGCAGGCATTATGCGATTACGCCGAATTTGCCGCGGGCAATGAGCAGCCACAATTGCAACGTTTGGCCGGGGTTGTTTTATCGTCGGAAACGGATTTATCGGTTTGGCGCACACTGGGCGATTGGATTCTCACGAAAAGCGACCCGGCTTGCCGAAAAACGGTTAATAAAGCGCAGGGCTTTCCGGCCGGAAAAGGCGAAAACAAAGCCAATAAAGACGGGTTTCTGGACGCCTTGTCGGATTTTGTCCTGGCCGATTTGCGCGGCGATATGGCACTAGCGTTGCATGAGTTGCGGCAACTGCCGGACGGGCGCTATAACGATGACCAATGGCAAAGCCTGCGGCATTTGATTGCGTTGCTACGCCGTGCGGTGGCGCACTTGAAGCTGGCGTTCCAGCAACAGGGCGAAGCGGATTTCATTGAAGTGGCGCAGGCGGCGTCGCAAGCGCTCGGTACCGAATTGGAACCGACCGATTTGGCCGAACGGCTGGATTACACCTTGAAGCATTTGCTTATCGACGAATTCCAAGACACCAGTGTGGCGCAGTATGAATTGGTGAAAAAACTGGTGGCCGGTTGGACTGCCGAAGACAATCACAGCCTGTTTATCGTCGGTGACCCGATGCAGTCGATTTACCGTTTCCGTGAGGCGGAAGTGGGCAATTTCCTCCAGGCCTGGCAAGGGCGTTTGGGGCAGGTGGCGCTGACGCCGTTGAGTCTGACGGTGAACTTCCGTTCCACTCAGGGCGTGGTGGATTGGGTCAATCAAACCTTTGCCGAGGTGTTTCCGAAACACAGCGTCATCGAGCAGGGCGCCGTGTGTTATTCCCCGGCGACCGCCTTTTCCGATAGCGCCGAACCGGCGGTGCGTGCGGAATGGGCCTTGGAGCGTTCGGCCGGAGAGGAAGCCGATGCGGCGGTCGACATCATCCAAACCACCTTGCCGGACTTGAAGCCGGGTGCGGCCATTGGCGTGCTGGGGCGGAGTCGTTCGCATCTGATGCCGATTGCGGTGCGTTTAAAACAAGCGGGCATTCGTTTCCGGGCGCTGGAATTAGAAGGCTTGAAAGAGCGTCAGGAAATTCAGGATTGCGAAGCGTTGACACGTGCATTGCTGCACTTGGGCGACCGCCCGGCTTGGATTGCATTGCTGCGTTCGCCGCTGGTCGGTTTGTCACTGGCCGATTTGTATGCGCTGTTGGGCGAAAACGGCGATTATTATCAGACTCCGGTTTGGCAAAGTCTGCAAGCGGCGGTCAGTGACGAAAACAACCACACCCTAAAGGGCATAAAGGCCTGGTCGAAATTGTCGAAACCCGGTCAGGCTCGTTTGGCGCAGGCCTGGCCGGTTTTGGATAAAGCCTTGAAGTCGATGGGGTCCTTCCGGTTGGAGCAGGTGGTGCGTCAGGCCTGGTTGGAATTGGACGGTGCTCAGACGGTGGAATCGGAACTGGCGTTGCAGAATGTCGAGGCGTTTTGGATGATGCTCAATGCCTTGCAAACGCAAAATGACGCCCAGGCGTTGACTGCGGCCGGATTGGCGGACACGCTGGAAAAACTGTTTGCCCTGCCGGATGCTTCGCCGGAAAGCGGCCGGGTGGAGTTGATGACCATGCATAAATCCAAAGGGCTGGAATTCGATACCGTGATTCTGCCAGGCCTGGGGCGTAAGCCGCGTTCGGACGACAACACTTTGCTGTCCTGGCTGTCGTTTAAAGGCACGGACGGTGATGATAACCGCTTGGTGATTGCGCCCTTTGAGCAAAAAGGCAAGGCCGCGCAAGCCAGCAATTCACCCGGCCTGGTGAATTTGATTAAACGCACCGACAGCGTGAAACAGGATTACGAATTGGGACGTTTGTTCTATGTGGCGGCCACGCGGGCCAAGCGCCGTTTGCATTTGCTGGGGTCGGTAATGGTGTCGGCCAAACAATTGGATGGTGACCAGCCCTTGGCACCGCCGGGCAAAAGCTTATTGAATTGTTTGTGGCCGCAGGTACAGGCCGAATTTGAGACGTTGTTGTCGAGCTATGCGCCCTCGGAGGAAGCCGTTGAAGAGTGCGCGATTATTCCGAAGGTGAGCCGATTGCCGTTGATGCGAACGGGGTTTGCCTCATCCGCGGTGGCGATGCCGGATTGGTTGAAGCGCGGCGCGACGGAACCGTTGTTGCAGGACGATGAAACGGGCGAGCATGAACAGGCTTCAGTCTTGGCGAATGCCACTTCTAACGCCGCCGCGGAACGCATGAACTGGCAAGCCGCTTTGTTGGCGAAAAGCGTCGGCAACTTTGTGCATAAAATGCTGGAAATTTGGGTGGCCCAGGGCGTACCGACAGAGTTGGAATTAACCGGCTATGACGCCTTGTATCGGCACCAGCTGTCGCAAGATGGGTTGAACGGCGAATTGCTGGAAACGGCTATGGTTCGAGTCATGCGCTCATTGCAAAATGCCGTCCACAACGAATCGCTGATTTGGGCTTTGAATCCGTCGCATGTCGAGTCGGCGGTGGAGCTGGCGTTGAGTTCGATCAGCGAGGCCGGGCAGGCGAACCACATTGTCGACCGCACCTTTGTCGATGACCAAGGTGTTCGCTGGATTGTGGATTATAAAACCAGCTGGTTGGAAGCCGAGGCGTCCGAAGCGTATCGAAAAGTGTTTATTGAAGAGCAGGTGGCCGTTTACCGACCGCAATTGGCTCGGTACGGCGATTTGTTTAAGGCCATGGAAGAGCGGCCGCAGAAGTGGATTTTGTATTTCACCGTGCTGGATGCCTGGGTGGAAGTCAAACCGGAAGAGTGA
- a CDS encoding PD-(D/E)XK nuclease family protein, translating to MMPTVHITANSRLTGFLKQALLADQWATQSVAKTPAVMTWNQWWQEWEQEALLSGRLALNAWPSKRLSAFEAQLIWESLVDDKIQAEPQLALLNETATAKQLYQAWCFWSEYFDDQDEQTIFQTDEVRLFLALKDDYQKRLKEQNWQDDVLTMQWRLRWLQERPVTSARFVLHGFDEITPFMQQWMNRLREAGNEVMIAEADEAPARQQRRYAAMNPQDEMQQAALWCAETLQRLGETKAAKDIRIGVVAPNLNDIQQGFSALLDEVLFQRFGQALPLKTGRRVLYNVSLGESLANTPIVQNALQTLNLALLPDKRLSYADWSAWLVSPYTLGALPQRQKADAQLRRLQWASFKWPNLVTWLEQQENHWPTLLPKPLMTVLQKISAKSSDRKYTGRLSLHAFLERVERVLQQFQWGGSRPERALTSIETQQKEAFLECLGRFSQLHLGDEAQNAQAWLNLLKRFVAETVHQPQTKDVVPIQVVGMLEAGGQTFDALWVLGLTDEAWPRPPSPNPFLPMPMQRERAVPRADAQRELQYAQKITRRLAASAEQVVWSYATQLEDRVALPSPLLNLPSLAMAEPYPARDYRSLAVAQYQQAAPIEWEEDAQAPPVPLGERAPGGSGILTAQNKCPLMAFIDFRLGARQQLEDVAEGMRANHLGTLVHEVLEAFWRDVQTQNTLLALDDDNLVAKLHTFLDEAMQPLMQQFDDHYLALEKERITELLMNWLALEKQRPSFKVVAFEEVHTPTIAGIEFKIKIDRVDAVLAEEGENSGEAVSVILDYKTGKASVKDLLKEPIEAPQLAVYLHAYRDAVAGLGYGILHSDDGVRFNTLVADDGVMLKDRSQLVFAKESGKEGGDYEGVTWTDFLNGLRDEVEALAESIQQGRAEMTFRDEKDLAYAAGALALRLPEVKSQLAKAGWQGSEEDA from the coding sequence ATGATGCCAACTGTTCACATTACCGCCAACAGCCGTTTGACCGGCTTTTTGAAGCAAGCCTTGCTGGCCGACCAGTGGGCGACGCAATCCGTGGCGAAGACCCCGGCGGTGATGACCTGGAACCAATGGTGGCAGGAATGGGAGCAAGAGGCTTTGTTGAGCGGGCGCTTGGCGCTGAACGCTTGGCCGTCCAAACGCTTGTCGGCGTTTGAGGCTCAATTGATTTGGGAGTCCCTGGTGGACGACAAGATTCAAGCCGAGCCGCAATTGGCGTTGCTGAACGAAACGGCCACCGCCAAACAACTCTACCAGGCCTGGTGCTTTTGGTCGGAATACTTCGATGACCAGGACGAACAAACAATTTTCCAAACCGATGAAGTGCGTTTGTTTTTGGCTCTGAAAGACGATTACCAGAAGCGGCTGAAAGAACAGAACTGGCAAGACGATGTCTTGACCATGCAATGGCGCTTGCGTTGGTTACAGGAACGTCCGGTGACATCGGCGCGCTTTGTTTTGCATGGCTTTGACGAAATCACGCCGTTTATGCAGCAATGGATGAACCGACTGCGAGAAGCCGGCAATGAGGTCATGATCGCGGAAGCGGATGAGGCTCCGGCCCGGCAGCAGAGGCGTTACGCCGCCATGAACCCCCAGGACGAAATGCAACAAGCGGCGCTTTGGTGCGCGGAAACCCTGCAACGCCTCGGTGAAACCAAAGCGGCCAAAGATATTCGCATCGGCGTGGTGGCGCCGAACCTCAACGACATTCAACAAGGGTTCAGTGCGTTATTGGATGAGGTGTTGTTTCAACGCTTCGGCCAAGCATTGCCGTTAAAAACCGGGCGCCGTGTGTTGTATAACGTCTCGCTCGGCGAATCCTTGGCGAACACGCCGATTGTGCAAAATGCCTTGCAAACGTTGAACCTGGCGCTTTTGCCGGATAAACGCTTAAGCTACGCCGACTGGTCGGCCTGGCTGGTGTCGCCCTATACCCTGGGGGCCTTACCTCAGCGACAGAAAGCCGATGCCCAATTGCGGCGACTGCAATGGGCCAGTTTCAAATGGCCGAATTTGGTGACCTGGCTGGAACAGCAGGAAAACCACTGGCCGACCCTTTTGCCCAAGCCGTTGATGACGGTGCTGCAAAAAATATCTGCCAAGTCTTCTGACCGAAAATACACCGGGCGCCTGTCATTGCACGCTTTTCTGGAGCGGGTAGAACGGGTGTTGCAGCAATTCCAATGGGGCGGTTCACGCCCGGAGCGCGCCTTAACCAGTATTGAAACCCAGCAGAAAGAAGCGTTTTTGGAATGTCTCGGCCGCTTTTCGCAACTGCATTTGGGCGACGAAGCGCAAAACGCCCAGGCCTGGCTGAATTTGCTGAAACGCTTTGTCGCCGAAACCGTGCATCAACCCCAGACCAAAGATGTTGTCCCCATTCAGGTGGTGGGGATGCTCGAAGCCGGCGGGCAAACCTTTGATGCCTTGTGGGTTTTGGGCTTGACCGACGAAGCCTGGCCGCGACCGCCCAGCCCGAATCCCTTCCTACCGATGCCGATGCAACGCGAACGGGCCGTGCCGCGCGCCGATGCCCAGCGCGAGTTGCAGTACGCCCAAAAAATCACCCGTCGTTTGGCGGCATCGGCCGAGCAGGTCGTCTGGTCTTATGCCACGCAATTGGAAGATCGTGTCGCTTTGCCATCGCCGTTGTTGAATTTGCCGTCGCTGGCGATGGCGGAACCGTATCCGGCGCGCGACTATCGCAGCCTGGCCGTTGCGCAATATCAACAAGCCGCTCCGATTGAATGGGAAGAGGACGCGCAAGCGCCGCCGGTTCCATTGGGCGAACGTGCGCCGGGCGGTTCCGGGATTTTGACGGCGCAGAACAAGTGCCCGCTGATGGCGTTTATCGATTTCCGGCTGGGTGCGCGTCAGCAATTGGAAGACGTGGCCGAGGGCATGCGCGCCAACCATCTCGGGACCTTGGTGCATGAGGTATTGGAAGCTTTTTGGCGTGACGTGCAAACCCAAAACACCTTGCTGGCCTTGGACGACGACAACCTTGTCGCCAAGTTGCACACGTTTTTGGATGAGGCGATGCAGCCGCTGATGCAACAGTTCGACGACCATTATCTGGCCTTGGAAAAAGAACGCATTACCGAGCTGCTGATGAATTGGCTGGCGTTGGAAAAACAGCGGCCCAGCTTTAAGGTAGTGGCGTTTGAAGAAGTCCATACGCCGACGATTGCCGGCATTGAATTCAAAATCAAAATCGACCGGGTGGATGCGGTGCTGGCCGAGGAAGGCGAAAACAGCGGCGAAGCCGTGTCGGTCATTCTCGATTACAAAACCGGCAAAGCCTCCGTCAAAGACCTATTGAAAGAGCCGATTGAAGCGCCGCAGCTGGCGGTGTATCTGCACGCTTACCGGGATGCGGTGGCCGGTTTGGGCTATGGCATCCTCCACAGTGACGACGGGGTTCGGTTCAATACTTTGGTGGCCGATGACGGCGTCATGTTGAAAGACCGCTCGCAGTTGGTCTTTGCCAAAGAATCGGGAAAAGAGGGCGGCGATTATGAAGGTGTCACCTGGACCGATTTCCTGAACGGCTTACGGGATGAAGTCGAAGCCTTGGCCGAATCGATTCAGCAGGGCCGTGCGGAAATGACCTTCCGCGATGAAAAGGATTTGGCTTATGCCGCCGGCGCTTTGGCGTTGCGACTGCCGGAAGTGAAAAGTCAGTTGGCGAAAGCCGGCTGGCAAGGCTCGGAGGAGGATGCATGA
- the chrA gene encoding chromate efflux transporter translates to MSLPVFLARWAVTVSIFTQFLKLGLTSFGGPAAHIGFFHQAFVVRQRWFDDGSFARWIALCHLLPGPSSSQLGFLIGYQRGGWPGAVAAFVGFTLPSAMIMLGLAYGWFWLDDTWQPVWHALVLVAAAIVIQVTWQMSRQFCQAWSLRLLALLTALGLMLWPSVWAPVVLLLGLGIIGTLFKHRFGFLAAVATSHNSVDSGERTPAFESRRLSIKTGWSLIVLAIGLLGILPLLAWTDERIWSIGDGFYRAGALVFGGGHVVLPMLELEWVQTGRVTESQFLAGYSLAQALPGPLFTFATYLGGVMAGWLGAVVATLAIFLPGLLLIIGILPFYQAFTSSERVQAGLVAVQAGVVGFLLFALVVPILPHALVDWASGVLVALNLVLLFKWQWPAVWLMPLNIALYWSWVSFVSG, encoded by the coding sequence ATGTCATTGCCTGTCTTTTTGGCCCGTTGGGCCGTTACAGTTTCCATCTTTACACAGTTTCTAAAGCTCGGCTTGACCAGTTTTGGTGGCCCGGCGGCTCATATCGGTTTTTTTCATCAAGCGTTTGTGGTTCGACAGCGTTGGTTTGATGACGGCTCTTTTGCGCGTTGGATTGCCTTGTGTCATCTTTTGCCCGGGCCTTCCAGTTCGCAATTGGGGTTTTTAATCGGTTATCAACGCGGTGGTTGGCCCGGTGCCGTCGCCGCGTTTGTCGGTTTTACCTTGCCTTCGGCCATGATCATGTTGGGTTTGGCGTACGGCTGGTTCTGGCTGGATGACACCTGGCAGCCGGTTTGGCATGCGTTGGTGCTGGTGGCCGCCGCCATTGTCATTCAGGTCACTTGGCAGATGAGTCGGCAATTCTGCCAGGCCTGGTCACTTAGGCTCCTGGCGTTGCTGACAGCGCTCGGACTGATGCTTTGGCCGTCGGTGTGGGCACCGGTGGTTTTATTGTTAGGATTGGGCATCATCGGCACGCTTTTCAAACACCGTTTCGGTTTTCTAGCGGCGGTGGCGACCTCTCATAACTCGGTGGATTCGGGCGAACGGACACCCGCGTTTGAATCGCGCAGGCTATCCATCAAGACCGGCTGGAGCTTGATCGTGTTAGCGATTGGCTTATTGGGAATTTTGCCATTATTGGCATGGACGGACGAGCGTATTTGGTCGATCGGAGATGGCTTTTATCGTGCCGGTGCACTGGTGTTCGGCGGCGGACATGTGGTCCTGCCCATGTTGGAATTGGAGTGGGTGCAAACCGGGCGCGTGACCGAATCGCAATTTCTGGCCGGTTACAGTTTGGCGCAAGCCTTGCCGGGCCCCCTGTTTACCTTTGCGACCTATTTGGGCGGTGTCATGGCCGGTTGGCTCGGCGCGGTCGTGGCGACGCTGGCGATTTTCCTGCCCGGTTTGTTATTGATTATCGGCATTTTGCCGTTTTACCAAGCGTTCACTTCCTCGGAACGGGTGCAAGCCGGTTTGGTGGCGGTGCAAGCCGGGGTGGTCGGTTTTCTGCTGTTTGCGTTGGTGGTGCCGATTCTACCGCATGCATTAGTGGACTGGGCCAGCGGCGTGCTGGTGGCGCTGAATCTGGTATTGCTGTTCAAATGGCAATGGCCGGCCGTCTGGTTGATGCCGCTCAATATCGCGCTTTATTGGAGTTGGGTGTCGTTTGTTTCGGGCTAA
- a CDS encoding LysR family transcriptional regulator → MSEHLNKATSNFLIRHASLRQIQVFECVARNLSFTRAAEELYLTQPTVSSQVKSLAEAIDMPLYEQVGRQIFLTEIGEEVACSCRGIIDQLSNLEIMLDDFRGLKRGRLRVAVITTAKYFAPVALGKFCKKYPDIELSLKVGNRNTILKRIDRNLDDLYILGQVPSMDMDLEAIPFAPNPLVIIAHANHELVGTKVSLKRLAKEPFIMREKGSGIRSAVEDLFAQHGLTVKERMMLETNEAIKHCVMGELGVACVSEHALDLLSPGARIAKLDVEGFPIHKEWNIVYPKTKSLSLLAEEFLKFLQAHGDQYLELDMDEKPALDKPAGPLKSASS, encoded by the coding sequence ATGAGTGAACATTTAAATAAGGCCACGTCAAATTTTTTGATTCGGCATGCTTCCCTTCGGCAAATTCAAGTGTTTGAGTGTGTGGCGAGAAATCTCAGTTTTACGCGTGCCGCCGAAGAGTTGTATTTGACGCAACCGACGGTTTCCTCGCAGGTTAAAAGTCTGGCGGAAGCCATCGATATGCCGCTTTACGAGCAGGTGGGGCGGCAGATTTTCCTGACCGAAATCGGTGAAGAGGTGGCGTGTAGCTGTCGTGGTATCATCGATCAGTTATCCAATCTGGAAATCATGCTGGACGATTTCCGTGGGTTGAAACGGGGGCGTCTGCGCGTTGCGGTTATTACCACCGCCAAATATTTCGCGCCGGTCGCGCTGGGTAAGTTTTGCAAAAAATATCCCGACATCGAACTGAGCCTCAAGGTCGGCAACCGTAATACCATTCTGAAACGTATTGATCGTAATCTGGACGATTTATACATACTCGGTCAGGTACCGAGCATGGACATGGATCTGGAGGCGATTCCGTTCGCGCCCAACCCGTTGGTCATTATCGCGCACGCCAACCATGAATTGGTGGGCACCAAGGTCAGTTTGAAGCGTTTGGCAAAGGAACCTTTCATCATGCGTGAAAAAGGATCCGGCATTCGCTCGGCGGTGGAAGACCTGTTCGCGCAACACGGTTTGACGGTGAAAGAGCGCATGATGCTGGAAACCAACGAAGCCATCAAGCATTGTGTCATGGGAGAACTGGGCGTGGCTTGTGTGTCCGAGCATGCATTGGACCTGCTTAGCCCGGGCGCGAGAATCGCCAAGCTGGATGTGGAAGGTTTTCCGATTCACAAGGAATGGAATATCGTTTATCCGAAAACCAAGTCACTGTCGTTATTGGCGGAAGAATTCCTGAAGTTCTTGCAAGCTCATGGCGACCAATACCTGGAATTGGATATGGATGAAAAACCGGCATTGGATAAACCTGCGGGGCCTTTGAAGTCCGCATCCTCATAA
- a CDS encoding BMC domain-containing protein codes for MIKLRTYVFLDALQPQLASYMATASMGFLPVEGDACLWVEVAPGMAVHRLSDIALKASNVRLAQQVVERAYGSMVIHHRTQSDVLESGERILQHLQTHEFDRQQCLVMWNETIRCITADHATLINRDNRRGSMALAGQSMFIMETEPAGYIVYAANEAEKASNVTLVEARAVGAYGRLIMCGKEADINEAARAATRALEGLQCRPDNR; via the coding sequence ATGATTAAGCTCAGAACTTATGTTTTTTTGGACGCCTTGCAGCCGCAGTTGGCTTCGTATATGGCCACGGCTTCCATGGGCTTTCTGCCGGTTGAAGGCGATGCGTGCCTGTGGGTGGAAGTGGCACCGGGGATGGCGGTGCACCGCTTGTCCGACATTGCCTTGAAAGCCTCCAATGTACGTTTGGCGCAGCAGGTAGTGGAGCGGGCTTACGGTTCGATGGTGATTCACCATCGCACGCAAAGCGATGTGCTGGAATCCGGCGAGCGGATTCTGCAGCATTTACAAACACATGAATTTGATCGCCAGCAATGTCTGGTGATGTGGAATGAAACCATACGCTGCATTACCGCCGACCATGCGACCTTGATTAACCGGGATAACCGTCGCGGGTCGATGGCGTTGGCCGGACAAAGCATGTTCATTATGGAAACCGAACCGGCCGGGTACATCGTTTATGCGGCCAACGAAGCGGAAAAGGCGTCCAATGTGACCTTGGTCGAGGCGCGTGCGGTCGGGGCTTATGGTCGTCTGATCATGTGTGGTAAGGAAGCGGATATCAATGAAGCCGCCCGTGCCGCAACGCGGGCTTTGGAAGGTTTACAGTGCCGGCCGGATAACCGGTAA
- the rdgB gene encoding RdgB/HAM1 family non-canonical purine NTP pyrophosphatase, whose amino-acid sequence MERLVLATGNPYKVAEMAPVLRQYGVEPLAQSTFFDGEVEEDGLSFVENALKKARFASAKSGLPALADDSGLEVASLGGLPGIISARYASQGSHKPTEAENVRQLLDDLDGRDFSERKARYSCAVVYVSHECDPMPVIGIGHWYGEILKSPRTGQGIGYDDVMWIPALVKTVSELPLDEKIRLSHRTQAIHSVMTQLETNAFYD is encoded by the coding sequence ATGGAACGTTTGGTTTTAGCCACGGGCAACCCATATAAAGTCGCGGAAATGGCACCGGTATTGAGGCAATACGGTGTGGAGCCGCTGGCACAAAGTACTTTTTTTGACGGAGAGGTCGAGGAAGACGGTTTGAGCTTTGTGGAGAATGCCTTGAAAAAAGCCCGTTTTGCCAGTGCAAAAAGCGGATTACCGGCTCTGGCGGACGATTCGGGTTTGGAGGTGGCGTCCTTGGGAGGGCTCCCCGGTATTATTTCCGCGCGTTATGCCTCGCAAGGGAGCCATAAACCGACGGAAGCAGAGAATGTCCGTCAGTTATTGGACGATTTGGATGGAAGGGACTTCAGCGAACGCAAGGCCCGTTATTCCTGTGCCGTAGTGTATGTATCGCATGAGTGCGATCCCATGCCGGTGATTGGCATCGGTCATTGGTACGGCGAGATATTGAAATCGCCACGAACGGGGCAGGGTATCGGCTATGACGATGTCATGTGGATTCCGGCGTTGGTGAAAACGGTGTCGGAACTGCCGCTGGACGAAAAGATACGTTTGAGTCATCGCACGCAAGCGATTCATTCGGTGATGACGCAATTGGAGACGAACGCTTTTTATGATTAA
- a CDS encoding 4a-hydroxytetrahydrobiopterin dehydratase encodes MNEQRWKLKKKPASLEARFEFEDFETLRTFLDDMAEKAEHLNHHPNISFGREHVSVIIYSQAQELQDVDFALADGIDEGFSRVNLH; translated from the coding sequence ATGAACGAACAACGATGGAAGCTCAAAAAGAAACCCGCCAGTTTAGAGGCCCGTTTTGAATTCGAGGATTTCGAAACCCTACGGACCTTTCTCGACGATATGGCGGAAAAAGCCGAGCATCTGAATCACCACCCGAACATCAGTTTTGGTCGTGAGCATGTGTCGGTCATCATCTATTCCCAAGCGCAAGAGTTGCAGGATGTCGATTTTGCGCTGGCGGATGGCATTGATGAAGGTTTCAGTCGCGTTAATCTGCATTAA
- a CDS encoding ferritin-like domain-containing protein — translation MRYSQRMPGSVMPGAGAYPQIPQAQTAVANSQILGYLGRALSLEFSAGQHYLAQASLAKFRQEISYAEGFVTLANEEFQHANLITDRMVAQGALPAGSVLRPAGPATNMVEALRSCEEREMALIQLYSEASQYCANFGAQEDLMLFNRLLEEEQSQLVRVQSWLEEYYGSLMMQQQPNRSFV, via the coding sequence ATGCGTTATTCACAAAGAATGCCCGGTTCCGTAATGCCAGGAGCAGGCGCATACCCACAAATCCCCCAGGCACAGACGGCTGTTGCAAACAGTCAAATCCTGGGGTATTTGGGGCGAGCGTTGAGCCTGGAATTTTCGGCCGGTCAGCATTACCTCGCACAGGCTTCGCTGGCGAAATTTCGCCAAGAAATTTCATATGCCGAAGGGTTTGTGACCCTGGCAAATGAAGAGTTCCAACATGCGAACTTGATTACGGATCGTATGGTTGCACAAGGAGCCCTTCCTGCGGGGAGTGTCTTACGTCCGGCTGGACCGGCAACCAATATGGTTGAAGCTCTGAGAAGTTGTGAAGAAAGGGAAATGGCTCTTATTCAGCTTTATTCGGAAGCTTCACAATATTGCGCCAATTTTGGTGCTCAAGAAGATTTGATGCTGTTTAACCGGCTTTTGGAAGAAGAGCAATCTCAGCTTGTGAGAGTGCAGTCCTGGTTGGAAGAATATTATGGATCTTTGATGATGCAGCAACAGCCCAATAGGAGTTTTGTATGA